Proteins encoded within one genomic window of Flavobacterium gilvum:
- a CDS encoding RelA/SpoT family protein: MIEIDIEKENKAIAQEYKELLRISYQTLTAEDKKLIRKAFDVAVDAHKDQRRKSGEAYIFHPIAVAKIVASDIGLGSTSIAAALLHDVVEDTPITVKDIEKMFGPKIAQLVEGLTKISLVQKDLNVSMQAENFRKMLLTLNDDVRVILIKIADRLHNMLTMESMENHKQIKIASETLYIYAPLAHRLGLYKIKNKLEDLGLKYTEPERYNSIVSKIRETKEEQDLYIKDISEVLQKALDEENIDFIIKGRPKSIYSINRKMLAQNVGFDEVYDKFALRIVYKSNPHDEKFLAWKIYSIVTDHYRPSPSRLRDWISSPKSTGYEALHITVMGPKGRWVEVQVRSERMDEIAEKGYAAHYKYKNGATEENGLDVWLNLLKEALENSETSAVDFVEDFKMNLYSKEIYIFTPKGDIKCLPKGATSLDFAFSIHSEIGIKTRGTRVNGKLVPLNYELKSGDQVEIITSPNQKPTINWLDYVTTSRAKNKIRNVLNEDIKKLAEDGKELLTRKLKHLKVTLNEQTTNELVNFFRLKTSLDLFYRVGVGSIDNQQLKDFAAQKSNTLINFFKNKIKRSHSTADEDIHKQIISSNYDMLVFGKTQDKLDYKLSSCCNPIPGDDVFGFVTINEGIKIHKKDCPNAISLQSNYAYRIIQAKWIDSTQQDFKATINIMGMDSLGLTNELTKVISNNMNVNIQSISLNGEAGIFKGQVSVIVPNITILKKMMDNIKKIDGIDKVTRVYKN, translated from the coding sequence ATGATAGAAATTGATATAGAAAAAGAAAACAAAGCTATTGCTCAAGAATATAAAGAGTTACTACGCATCAGTTACCAGACTTTGACCGCCGAGGATAAAAAACTGATACGAAAAGCATTTGATGTAGCAGTTGATGCACATAAAGACCAACGAAGAAAATCAGGAGAAGCCTATATATTTCATCCAATTGCCGTGGCCAAAATTGTGGCTTCCGATATTGGTTTAGGATCAACTTCCATCGCAGCGGCCTTGCTGCATGATGTTGTCGAAGATACACCAATCACAGTCAAAGACATCGAAAAAATGTTTGGTCCCAAAATAGCCCAACTGGTCGAGGGATTAACCAAAATTTCCTTGGTGCAAAAAGACTTAAATGTTTCGATGCAGGCCGAGAATTTCCGAAAAATGCTCTTAACCCTCAATGATGATGTTAGGGTAATCCTCATAAAAATAGCCGACAGATTACACAATATGTTGACTATGGAATCGATGGAAAATCACAAACAGATAAAAATCGCATCCGAGACTTTATATATTTATGCTCCTTTGGCACACCGATTGGGACTTTATAAAATAAAAAACAAACTGGAGGATTTAGGACTAAAATACACTGAACCTGAAAGATACAACTCCATTGTCAGCAAAATAAGAGAAACCAAAGAAGAACAGGACTTATACATCAAAGACATTTCCGAAGTGCTTCAAAAAGCATTGGATGAAGAAAACATTGATTTCATCATCAAAGGAAGACCGAAATCAATTTATTCGATTAACCGAAAAATGTTGGCACAAAACGTAGGCTTTGATGAAGTGTACGACAAATTCGCCTTGCGCATTGTTTACAAATCCAATCCTCACGACGAAAAATTCCTGGCTTGGAAAATTTATTCCATCGTAACCGATCATTACAGACCCAGTCCAAGCCGTTTACGCGACTGGATTTCCTCGCCAAAATCAACAGGTTATGAAGCGCTGCATATTACCGTAATGGGACCAAAAGGCCGTTGGGTAGAAGTACAGGTCCGCAGCGAACGTATGGACGAAATTGCCGAAAAAGGATATGCGGCACATTACAAATACAAAAATGGAGCCACTGAAGAAAACGGACTCGACGTATGGTTGAATCTTTTGAAAGAAGCCCTTGAAAATTCAGAAACAAGTGCGGTCGATTTTGTCGAAGATTTCAAAATGAACCTGTACTCCAAAGAAATTTACATTTTCACCCCAAAAGGAGACATAAAATGTTTACCCAAAGGAGCCACATCACTTGACTTTGCTTTCAGCATCCACTCCGAAATAGGAATAAAAACCAGAGGAACTAGAGTCAACGGAAAATTAGTTCCGTTAAATTACGAATTGAAAAGCGGGGATCAGGTCGAAATCATCACCTCGCCAAACCAAAAACCAACTATCAACTGGTTGGATTATGTAACTACTTCAAGAGCAAAAAACAAAATCCGAAATGTCCTTAACGAGGATATCAAGAAACTTGCCGAAGACGGAAAAGAACTTCTTACCCGAAAACTAAAACATCTTAAAGTAACTCTAAACGAACAAACGACCAACGAGTTAGTCAATTTTTTCAGACTCAAAACAAGTTTGGATTTATTTTACAGAGTCGGTGTCGGGTCAATAGATAACCAGCAATTAAAAGATTTTGCAGCGCAAAAAAGCAACACATTAATCAATTTCTTCAAAAACAAAATCAAGCGTTCCCACAGCACTGCCGACGAAGACATACACAAACAAATCATCAGCAGTAACTATGACATGCTCGTTTTTGGAAAAACCCAGGACAAACTCGATTACAAGTTATCGAGTTGCTGCAATCCGATTCCGGGAGACGACGTATTTGGTTTTGTGACCATAAACGAAGGCATCAAAATACACAAAAAAGACTGTCCAAACGCCATTTCACTACAGTCCAATTATGCCTATCGCATCATTCAGGCCAAATGGATCGACTCCACACAACAGGATTTCAAAGCAACGATTAACATCATGGGGATGGACTCACTTGGACTTACAAACGAATTGACAAAAGTCATTTCGAACAACATGAACGTAAACATCCAAAGCATTTCGCTCAACGGTGAAGCCGGAATTTTCAAAGGACAAGTCTCCGTAATTGTACCCAACATTACCATTTTGAAAAAAATGATGGACAACATCAAAAAAATAGACGGAATCGACAAAGTGACACGCGTATATAAAAACTAA
- a CDS encoding TrmH family RNA methyltransferase, giving the protein MKQITSVQNPFIKSLVLLQEKAKARKQSGTFLIEGKREISLALKGGYEIETLLFLPEVCSETETRKLSNKAELIEINKDVYQKLAYRDTTEGILAVAKTKSLRLSDLELSENPLILIAEALEKPGNIGAILRTADAANLDAVIIANPKSDLYNPNVVRSSVGCLFTNQIATGTTSEIIAFLKEQNINFYCATLQNSTSYHTQDYTSPTALVVGTEATGLTQEWRDASTQNIIIPMQGEIDSMNVSVAAAILIFEAKRQRGF; this is encoded by the coding sequence TTGAAACAGATTACTTCCGTCCAAAACCCTTTTATAAAATCCTTGGTATTATTGCAGGAAAAAGCAAAAGCCCGCAAACAATCAGGAACGTTCTTAATTGAAGGGAAACGTGAAATTTCGCTTGCCTTAAAAGGCGGTTATGAAATAGAAACCCTTTTGTTTTTGCCCGAAGTTTGTTCAGAAACTGAAACACGCAAATTATCAAACAAGGCTGAATTGATAGAAATCAACAAGGACGTTTATCAAAAACTGGCGTATCGTGACACTACCGAAGGTATTTTGGCTGTGGCCAAAACCAAATCGCTGCGATTATCTGATTTAGAATTATCTGAAAATCCATTAATTCTCATTGCCGAAGCTCTAGAAAAACCAGGGAATATAGGAGCAATATTGCGCACTGCCGATGCGGCAAATCTTGATGCCGTAATTATTGCCAACCCGAAAAGCGATTTGTACAATCCGAATGTAGTTCGTTCCAGCGTGGGTTGTTTGTTTACCAATCAGATCGCAACAGGAACGACTTCGGAAATTATTGCTTTTTTGAAAGAACAAAACATCAATTTTTATTGCGCTACTTTACAAAATTCGACTTCCTATCATACTCAGGATTACACTTCGCCAACTGCCTTGGTTGTTGGGACAGAAGCTACGGGCCTGACACAAGAATGGCGCGATGCCTCAACCCAAAACATCATCATCCCAATGCAGGGAGAAATCGACAGTATGAATGTTTCTGTAGCCGCAGCTATATTAATATTTGAAGCCAAAAGACAGAGAGGGTTTTGA
- a CDS encoding trimeric intracellular cation channel family protein, translating into MFEFLEVIGVAAFAMSGSLTGMHKKMDLFGVFVIALATSFGGGTLRDVLMGEKVFWLKTENLVYIYVAVVGYLLAVFFHKKLEYFRISLFLFDTIGLGIYTLVGLEKGLNFGLNPVVCVALGTITACFGGVTRDILCAEVPNLFKQEIYATICVAGGIVFFGLKKINLDNEVLYLITSIFIITVRLLAVKYKWQIKPLKIENF; encoded by the coding sequence ATGTTCGAATTTTTAGAAGTAATAGGTGTTGCAGCTTTTGCCATGTCGGGTTCTTTGACGGGTATGCACAAAAAAATGGATCTTTTTGGTGTTTTTGTTATTGCTTTGGCGACTTCTTTTGGTGGTGGAACTTTACGTGATGTATTGATGGGCGAAAAGGTTTTCTGGCTAAAAACTGAAAATTTGGTCTATATTTATGTTGCCGTTGTGGGCTATCTATTAGCTGTTTTTTTTCATAAAAAATTAGAATATTTTCGGATTTCCCTATTTTTATTCGATACAATCGGACTAGGGATTTATACTTTGGTTGGGCTCGAAAAGGGTTTGAATTTCGGGTTAAATCCAGTTGTATGTGTTGCATTGGGAACAATTACAGCTTGTTTTGGAGGAGTGACACGGGATATTTTATGTGCCGAGGTGCCAAATTTATTTAAACAGGAAATCTATGCGACTATTTGCGTGGCAGGTGGAATTGTTTTTTTTGGATTGAAAAAAATCAATTTGGATAACGAAGTGTTGTATTTGATAACGTCAATTTTTATTATCACAGTGCGATTATTGGCTGTTAAATACAAATGGCAAATCAAGCCACTCAAAATTGAGAATTTCTAA
- a CDS encoding GNAT family N-acetyltransferase, whose protein sequence is MKNYTVKRYREEDYEHWNAFVGKAKNATFLFHRDFMDYHKDRFEDYSLLVYKGEKLVAILPANKVGECVCSHQGLTYGGLVYGEKLKLTAVILVFKAILIYLNDNTISKIQIKMLPSIYHDKPAEELNYALFLAEAKLIGRDTLAVIDLSKPILISKGRQEGIKKGIQNGLEVKETNDFEGFWNSILIPNLAKKHNAKPVHTLQEITNLKKSFPENIRQFNVYDKGQIVAGATLFESNNVIHSQYISAGKNKNKTGSLDFLYHHLITEIFSHKRFFDFGTSNENQGKILNKGLSFWKESFGASTVIQDYYEVTTSNFYKLVNVFK, encoded by the coding sequence GTGAAAAACTACACCGTAAAACGATATCGCGAAGAAGATTATGAGCATTGGAATGCCTTTGTAGGCAAAGCCAAAAACGCTACTTTCCTGTTTCATCGTGATTTTATGGATTATCATAAAGACCGTTTTGAGGATTATTCTTTGCTGGTTTACAAAGGCGAAAAATTAGTCGCAATTTTACCTGCCAACAAGGTGGGAGAATGTGTTTGTTCGCATCAAGGCTTGACTTATGGAGGTTTGGTTTATGGTGAAAAATTAAAATTGACTGCTGTGATTTTAGTATTCAAAGCCATTTTGATTTATTTGAATGACAATACTATTTCAAAAATTCAGATAAAGATGCTTCCATCGATTTATCACGATAAACCTGCTGAAGAGTTGAATTATGCACTGTTTTTGGCGGAAGCCAAATTAATCGGAAGGGATACACTTGCGGTGATTGATTTATCAAAACCGATTTTGATTTCAAAAGGCAGACAGGAAGGTATAAAAAAAGGAATTCAAAATGGATTAGAAGTAAAGGAAACAAATGATTTTGAAGGATTTTGGAATTCCATCCTGATTCCGAATTTAGCCAAAAAACATAACGCAAAACCAGTTCATACTTTGCAGGAAATAACCAATTTAAAAAAGAGTTTCCCCGAAAATATCCGTCAGTTTAATGTATATGATAAAGGACAAATTGTAGCAGGTGCAACTTTGTTTGAAAGTAATAATGTGATTCATTCGCAGTATATCTCGGCGGGAAAAAACAAAAATAAAACGGGAAGTCTGGATTTTTTATACCACCATTTAATAACAGAAATTTTTAGTCACAAACGGTTTTTTGATTTTGGGACTTCCAATGAAAATCAGGGAAAAATTTTGAATAAAGGATTGTCGTTTTGGAAAGAAAGTTTTGGGGCAAGCACCGTTATTCAGGATTATTATGAAGTAACAACGAGCAATTTTTACAAATTGGTAAATGTTTTTAAATGA
- a CDS encoding DegT/DnrJ/EryC1/StrS family aminotransferase — MIKFLDLKKINEPYETAFQQKLKTVLDSGWYILGKEVQEFETRFANYCGAKYCIGVGNGLDALTLIFSGYVELGKLQKGDEVIVPANTYIASILAILQAGLAPVLVEPKLETYTIDPNLISEKITPKTKAILAVNLYGQLAEMDAIHEIAKQNNLIVVEDAAQSTGAIKNQKSAIKNLKSSVAYSFYPTKNLGALGDGGAVVTDDELLFKVIRSLRNYGSEIKYQNDFVGVNSRLDELQAAFLNLKLPNLDADNQKRKAIAKRYLSEIKNDKIILPFWDLSHNHVFHLFVIRTENRDDLQNYLLENQIQTVIHYPIPPHKQKALKSWNNLSFPLTEKIHNEVLSLPISPVMTDNEVTYVISILNKY, encoded by the coding sequence ATGATAAAATTCCTGGATTTAAAGAAAATAAATGAACCTTATGAAACCGCTTTTCAGCAGAAACTGAAAACGGTTTTGGATTCGGGTTGGTATATTTTGGGAAAGGAAGTTCAAGAGTTTGAAACTCGTTTTGCTAACTATTGTGGAGCCAAATATTGTATTGGAGTTGGTAATGGATTGGATGCGTTGACTTTGATTTTTAGTGGTTATGTTGAGTTGGGAAAATTACAAAAAGGAGACGAAGTTATTGTTCCGGCGAACACCTATATCGCAAGTATCCTTGCCATTCTTCAGGCTGGTTTGGCTCCTGTTTTGGTAGAACCAAAGTTGGAAACTTATACGATTGATCCCAATTTAATTTCTGAAAAAATCACTCCAAAAACCAAAGCGATTCTTGCAGTCAATTTGTACGGTCAATTGGCAGAAATGGACGCCATTCATGAAATAGCAAAGCAAAATAATTTGATAGTTGTAGAAGATGCTGCTCAATCAACAGGAGCAATCAAAAATCAAAAATCAGCAATCAAAAATCTGAAATCGAGCGTAGCGTACAGTTTTTATCCAACAAAAAATCTTGGTGCACTCGGTGATGGCGGAGCAGTTGTGACTGATGATGAATTGCTTTTTAAAGTTATTCGGTCGCTTCGGAATTACGGTTCTGAAATCAAATATCAGAATGATTTTGTGGGGGTAAATTCTCGATTGGATGAATTGCAGGCCGCTTTTTTGAATCTGAAATTACCCAATTTGGATGCTGATAATCAAAAGCGAAAAGCCATCGCCAAACGGTATTTATCCGAAATAAAAAACGATAAAATTATCTTGCCGTTTTGGGATTTAAGCCATAATCATGTTTTTCATCTTTTTGTAATTCGAACTGAAAACAGAGACGATTTGCAGAACTATTTATTGGAAAATCAAATCCAAACGGTGATTCATTACCCAATTCCGCCACACAAACAAAAAGCATTGAAATCTTGGAATAATCTTTCTTTTCCGTTAACTGAAAAAATTCACAACGAAGTGTTGAGTTTGCCCATTAGCCCTGTAATGACGGATAATGAAGTAACCTATGTGATTTCGATTTTAAATAAATATTAA
- a CDS encoding O-antigen translocase: MTESKSSYLQILKATSIFGGMQFLNILISIVRTKLVALFIGPAGMGIIALLNSALNTVGGITGLGIETSAVKHISEQHNEEDLQSVSRIVTVVRKMTFWVGIFGALMVTAFSGVLSQLTFGNSNYTYLFVYLSGTLFFRQLTVGQMVVFQGLRKLKTLAKANFYGNLIGLLLSVPLYYFYRIDAVVPTIVVTSLSSLLVSFYFSKQIKIQKITIPNSQVLVEGKGIVKLGLMMSLSGLMTLLASYIIQIYVGKTGGLNQVGLYNSGFTLLNSYVGIVFTVMSTDYFPKLSSICNDKQKIRVSVIEQSYMSVFIMTPIVILFLIFAPIIVQILFTSKFLSIIPMVCFGILGMLFRAVSWSMGFILIAKGDSEMFIKTAFCFNFLSVILNILGYYFYGLDGLGFSFLIYYLVHLVAMKIITGKRYDFYFEDNFFRTYIICIAMCVAVFCMRYIQNPILKYSLMTLMIILFFGFVLYHLDKKIGLKYLFNSISKRRND, translated from the coding sequence GTGACCGAAAGCAAATCGTCATATTTACAAATTCTAAAAGCGACTTCCATTTTTGGTGGGATGCAATTTTTAAATATTTTGATTTCCATTGTCAGAACAAAATTGGTTGCATTGTTTATCGGTCCCGCGGGAATGGGGATTATTGCATTGCTTAATTCGGCCTTGAATACAGTTGGCGGAATCACAGGTTTGGGCATCGAAACCAGCGCAGTAAAACACATTTCAGAACAACACAATGAGGAGGATTTACAATCGGTTTCCCGAATTGTTACTGTCGTCAGAAAAATGACGTTTTGGGTTGGGATTTTTGGTGCTTTGATGGTTACTGCATTTTCAGGCGTTTTGAGTCAACTTACTTTTGGGAATTCCAATTATACATATTTGTTTGTTTACTTGTCGGGGACACTTTTTTTTCGGCAATTGACGGTTGGTCAAATGGTCGTTTTTCAGGGATTAAGAAAGCTCAAAACTTTGGCGAAAGCCAACTTTTACGGAAATCTAATCGGTTTGTTGCTTTCTGTTCCGTTATATTATTTTTATCGGATAGATGCGGTTGTGCCTACTATTGTGGTAACTTCTTTGTCGTCATTATTAGTATCGTTTTATTTTTCGAAACAAATTAAAATTCAGAAAATCACTATTCCGAATTCTCAAGTATTAGTAGAAGGAAAAGGCATTGTCAAACTGGGATTGATGATGTCATTAAGTGGACTGATGACGTTGTTGGCATCCTACATCATTCAGATTTATGTCGGAAAAACGGGCGGTTTGAATCAAGTTGGACTTTACAACTCGGGTTTTACTTTACTGAATTCCTATGTTGGAATTGTTTTTACGGTAATGAGCACCGATTATTTTCCGAAATTATCTTCCATTTGCAACGATAAACAAAAAATCAGGGTGAGTGTGATAGAGCAGTCTTATATGTCAGTTTTTATTATGACGCCAATAGTAATTCTGTTCCTGATATTTGCCCCGATTATTGTTCAAATTTTGTTCACTTCGAAATTTCTATCGATTATTCCTATGGTGTGTTTTGGGATTTTAGGGATGTTGTTTCGAGCAGTTTCTTGGTCAATGGGATTTATTTTGATAGCCAAAGGAGATTCGGAGATGTTCATTAAAACGGCTTTTTGTTTTAATTTTCTATCTGTTATTTTAAATATATTAGGCTATTATTTTTATGGTTTGGACGGACTTGGTTTTAGTTTTTTGATTTACTATTTGGTACATTTAGTGGCTATGAAAATAATCACAGGAAAACGATATGATTTCTATTTTGAGGATAATTTTTTTCGAACATATATAATTTGCATAGCGATGTGTGTTGCCGTTTTTTGTATGCGATACATTCAAAACCCGATTTTAAAATACAGTCTGATGACCCTGATGATTATTCTGTTTTTTGGTTTTGTTTTGTATCATTTGGATAAAAAAATAGGACTGAAATATTTATTTAATTCGATAAGTAAAAGAAGAAATGATTGA